One region of Permianibacter fluminis genomic DNA includes:
- the pyrE gene encoding orotate phosphoribosyltransferase has protein sequence MLSFQREFIEFALSRQVLKFGEFELKSGRKSPYFFNAGLFQRGRDLAKLGQFYAQAIQTSHIAADLLFGPAYKGIPLVSATAIALAEHHNVDMPWSFNRKEAKDHGEGGLIVGAPLQGRVLIIDDVITAGTAIRETMQLLQRHGATPAGVVVALDREERGQGELSAIQEIEREYGIPVAAIVRLRDLISFLQEAPAFRVHAAHIEDYRQRYGIRV, from the coding sequence ATGTTGTCATTCCAGCGCGAGTTCATCGAATTTGCCCTGTCCCGCCAGGTCCTGAAATTTGGCGAGTTTGAACTGAAGTCCGGCCGCAAAAGCCCGTATTTTTTCAATGCCGGGCTGTTCCAGCGCGGTCGCGATCTGGCCAAGCTGGGCCAGTTCTATGCGCAGGCCATCCAGACCTCGCACATTGCCGCCGACCTGCTGTTCGGTCCGGCCTACAAAGGCATTCCGCTGGTCTCCGCAACCGCCATTGCACTGGCTGAGCACCACAATGTCGACATGCCGTGGAGCTTCAACCGCAAGGAGGCCAAGGACCACGGCGAAGGCGGCCTGATTGTTGGCGCGCCCTTGCAGGGCAGAGTGCTGATCATTGACGACGTTATCACGGCCGGCACGGCCATCCGTGAGACCATGCAACTGCTGCAGCGCCATGGCGCGACCCCGGCCGGGGTCGTGGTCGCGCTGGACCGCGAGGAACGCGGCCAGGGGGAACTGTCAGCCATTCAGGAGATCGAACGGGAGTATGGCATTCCGGTTGCAGCCATTGTCCGGCTGCGCGATCTGATAAGCTTTTTGCAGGAAGCCCCGGCGTTCCGTGTTCACGCCGCCCATATCGAGGATTATCGTCAACGCTATGGCATCCGTGTCTAA
- the slmA gene encoding nucleoid occlusion factor SlmA, which yields MTTRTEGSRKQQILETLARMLEQSPGERITTAQLAAALGVSEAALYRQFPSKARMFEGLLDFIEEVVFTRVRVILDEEPDAIARCGKIISLVLTFSARNPGMSRLLTGDALIGEDERLPARVSQLFDRLEMQLRQVLREGVLNANAPLVVDVNAAANLMLAVLEGRVRQFVRSNFKQAPTAQWDAQWSLLQDAMANGVRRPKAALA from the coding sequence ATGACGACTCGTACGGAAGGTTCGCGCAAACAGCAGATTCTGGAAACCCTGGCCCGCATGCTGGAGCAAAGTCCCGGCGAGCGGATCACTACCGCGCAGTTGGCGGCAGCGCTCGGCGTTTCCGAAGCGGCGTTGTATCGGCAGTTTCCGAGCAAGGCCAGAATGTTCGAAGGCCTGCTCGATTTCATCGAAGAAGTGGTGTTCACCCGGGTTCGGGTGATTCTGGATGAAGAGCCGGATGCCATCGCCCGCTGCGGCAAAATCATAAGCCTGGTGCTGACGTTTTCCGCGCGCAATCCCGGCATGTCGCGCTTGCTGACCGGCGATGCTTTGATCGGTGAAGACGAGCGCCTGCCCGCCCGGGTGTCGCAACTGTTTGATCGGTTGGAAATGCAGCTGCGGCAAGTGCTGCGCGAAGGCGTGCTTAATGCCAATGCGCCGCTGGTGGTCGATGTCAACGCCGCCGCCAACTTGATGCTGGCGGTTCTGGAAGGCCGGGTGCGGCAGTTTGTTCGCAGCAATTTCAAACAGGCGCCGACCGCGCAGTGGGATGCGCAATGGAGCCTGTTGCAGGATGCCATGGCCAATGGCGTGCGGCGGCCCAAGGCGGCACTGGCTTGA